The following are encoded together in the Tripterygium wilfordii isolate XIE 37 chromosome 3, ASM1340144v1, whole genome shotgun sequence genome:
- the LOC119991029 gene encoding 60S ribosomal protein L21-1-like gives MPAGHGQRARTRDLFSRPFRKKGYVPLTTYLRTYKIGEHVDVKVNGAIHKGMPHKFYHGRTGRVWNVTKRAIGVEVNKQVGNRIIRKRIHVRVEHVQPSRCTEEFKLRKQKNDQLKAEAKARGEVISTKRQPEGPKPGFMVEGAMLETVTPIPYDVVNDLKGGY, from the exons ATGCCGGCAGGTCATGGGCAGAGAGCGAGGACTAGGGATCTGTTCTCCAGGCCCTTCAGGAAGAAGGGGTATGTGCCACTGACGACGTACCTGAGGACCTATAAGATAGGGGAGCACGTCGACGTCAAAGTTAATGGAGCCATCCACAAGGGCATGCCTCACAAGTTCTATCACGGCCGCACTGGACGCGTCTGGAATGTCACAAAGCGTGCAATTGGTGTTGAAGTTAACAAGCAG GTGGGTAACAGGATTATCAGGAAGAGGATCCACGTCCGAGTGGAGCATGTGCAGCCTTCAAGGTGTACCGAGGAATTCAAACTAAGGAAACAGAAGAATGATCAGCTGAAAGCAGAGGCAAAGGCAAGAGGTGAGGTGATTAGCACAAAGAGGCAGCCAGAGGGTCCAAAACCTGGGTTTATGGTGGAGGGTGCGATGCTGGAAACTGTTACTCCCATTCCTTATGATGTTGTTAATGATCTCAAGGGTGGTTATTAG